CGGGCATGAGTTGCCCGAGGAAGGTGTTGGCCATGTGGGTGTTGCCGGGATCGTCGAGTTCGAATTCGTCGATGAGCAGCAGGTCGTGCTGGCGGAAGGCGTCGACGGCGCGGGTCATGCCGAGCGCACCGATGATGTACATCAGGTCCTGGAAGCTCATGATGGCGCGTTCACCCTGCGCGGCGTGGTAGGCGCTGGCCAGCAGGTGGGTCTTGCCGACGCCGAAACCGCCGTCGAGGTACAGGCCGCGTCCCTCGGGTTTGGAGCGGCGGAACAGCCGGAACCCGCCGGGGCGCACCTGCGCGCCTTTCAGGAAGACCTGCACGGCCGTGCGGGCCTGTTCCTGGCTGGGGTAGGCGGGGTTGGGGGTGTAGGTGCTGAGCCGCACCTGTCCGTAACGCTGGCTGGGGGTCAGGTCGCGGGTCAGCTGTTCAGGCTGCAGGGCGGGGTTGCGGGTGGTGAGGTCGATCACGGGCGGGGCGTCACTTGTGGGGGCGTCACTTGTGGGGGCGTCACTTGTGGGGGCGTCACTTGTGGGGGCGTCACTTGTGGGGGCGTCACTTGTGGGGGCGTCACTTGTGGGGGCGTCACTTGTGAGGGCGTCACTTGTGAACGTCGAGTTCGACTTTGTAGTTTCCGCGCCGGGTCTCGTTCACGACGCGTTTGAAGTCGATGCGGCCCAGGCCGTCGGCGCTGAGGCTGTCGCCCTCGCGGATTTCGCTGCTGGCGCGCGCCGGGCTGCCGTTCAGGCGGACCTTGCCGCCGTCGATGCCCTGCTGGAAGTACGCGCGGCTGACGCCGAAGCCCTTGGCGCCGACCACGTCGACGCGCATGGAGGGCACGACCACCTCGCGCACCTTGCTGCTCTTGCCGGCGCTCTCGCCGACGGGCTGCACCGTGACCTGCCGTCCGCCGAGTTCGGTCAGGGCGGCGAGGGTCTGGGCGGCCTTGCCGGTCGCGGCGATCAGGAAGTCGCCGCGGTCCTCGCGCAGGTCACCGAGCTGCTCCTCGTCCAGTTCCAGGCGGCGCAGTTGCACGCTGAAGTCCTGCGCGTCCCAGTGGGGGGCGGCGTCCTCGGGCGTGACGCGGTAGACCTGCACGCCGCTGTCCACCTCGGGGATGTGGGCGGGGTGCAGGGTCAGGATGACGCGGCGGGCGTCGGGGAAGCCGCCGGCGATCCTGTGGTTCAGGTCGTCGCCGGTCAGGAGTCGGCGGTCGATGTCGTCGCCGTCCAGGAAGGGGGTGCGGACGACCCGGCCTCCGCGGGCCTGCGCGACCAGGGTGGAGAGCTTGTGCTTCATGCCTTCAGGATAGTGCGCGCCGGGCGCGGGCGTACCGGAGCGGGGGGGGAGGTCGGGGCCGGGCTTGCATGAAGGTGGTAAGACTTGAGGTGACACGATAGGACCGGTCCTGCCCGCCGCGTGACCGGCCCGCGCTGGTCCCTGCACCTGCTTCCCGCTGTCCTCATCCGCGTCTTTCATGCGTTCGCCGCTGCGCGGCTCCGGAACGCGAGGTAATCCAGAAGTGACTCCCCTTGCTACTTTTTCAGCTGTTCACGCCACCCTGAGTGACCTGCTGCGCGTGCATGCGCCGCAGGCGACGCTGCTGGCCTCGCTGGGCGATGAGGTGCTGCGCGTGCGGGCCGACGCGCCGGCCGAGTCGGTCGGGCCGGACCTGGTACCCCCGGACGAGTGGTTCGACCGGGGAGAGATGACGTGGCTCACGCGGGACGGAGCGCTGCTGGGCCTGCTGTGGACCGAGGACGGCGATGTGCCGGCGGCGGCCGTGCAGGTGCTGACGATGCTGCTGGCGGCCGCGCGGGTGGACGGCACGAACCGCGAGACCGAGGTGCTGGTCACGCAGTTGCCGGTGGCGACGGCGTGGCTGACGGGAGAACTGACGTTCCGCAAGGTCAGCCGCCCGTTCCTGGAGCTGTTCGGGCTGCCTGAAACGCAGGTGGTCGGTCAGGGAGTGCAGCAGGTGTTCGCGGGGCGTGAGGCGTTCCTGGAGGTGCTGGCGCAGGCCGGAGCGGGCCGCTCGGTACGGCTGCCGGACGAGCAGGTGCGCCGGGGCGGCGCGGTCGTGTGGGTGCGCGGCGAGGCCCGGCCGTACTACGGCGGGGCGGTGGCGGGCGTGATGCTGACCCTGCAGGACGTGACGGGCGAGTACGAGCGGGCCGCGCGGGTCTCGGCGCTGCTGGATACCGATACCCCGGCGGCGCTGCTGTCGGATTCCGGGGCGGTGTTGCAGGCCAGTCACGGGCTGCTGGAACTGCTGCCGGCGGCGTCGCCGGTCGTGACGGGCGCGCCGCTGTGGGCGTGGCCGTGCTTCGCGAACGTTCCGTCGGACACGGTGCGGGATCTGGTGCGGCTGGCCGCGACGGGCGGCGCGGCGCGCGCCGAGGTGGAATTGCAGGGGGGCGGCACGCTGACCCTCAGTGTGCGGCGCACCTCCGAGGAGGGGCTGCTGGTCGCGCAGGGCGAGGCGGGAGGCCGTGACGGGCGCGCGCCGCTGGGCGTGATGACGCAGGTGCTGGCGCTGTCCGAGGACGCCACGATCCTGGTGGATCACCTGGGCCGCGCGCAGCTGGTCAGTGAGCGGGCGTCGGCGCTGCTGGGCGTGGAGGCCGCGCGACTGGTGGGGCTGGGCGTGTCGCGGGTGCTGGGAGAGCTGGGCGTGCGGCTGTTCACGCCGGAAGGCGAACCGCTGGTCATGCCGGACTGGAAGGACGTGCCGCTGCCGCTGCGGCGCGAGGTGCTGCTGGCCCTGCCGGACGGCACGGTGCGGCAGATGGAGCTGCGCGCCACCGGCGTGGGCGGCGAGGCCGGCGGGGCGCGCGGCAGCGTGCTGCTGACGCTGCGGGACCTGACGGCGCTGCGCCGGGCGCAGGCGAAGATCCGGCACGACGCGCGGCACGATTCGCTGACCGGGCTGCTGAACCGCACCGGGCTGCGCGAGGCGCTGAACGTGGCGGGCGGGGCGGGCAGCGTGGTGTGCCTGGACATCGACGGGTTCGGGGCGCTGAACGCCGCGCTGGGCCGCACGGCCTGCGACCGGCTGCTGATTCAGGTGGCGGCGCGCCTGAACGACCTGGCCAACGAGTCGCGCGGGCAGGCGGCGCGACTGGCGGACGATTCCTTCGCGGTGACGCTGCCGGGCCTGGACGCACTGGGCGCGGCGGGGCGGGTGCGGGCGGCGCTGCAGCAGGTGCCGCTGCGGGTCGGTCAGCGGGACGTGTCGGTCAGTGTGGCGCTGGGCGTGGTCATGCTGGCGGCGGGCGTGCCGGGCGACGTGGCCCTCGGGGACGCCGAGGTGGCCATGCAGCACGCCAAGCGGCAGGGCCGTGATCAGGTGAGCGTGTTCAACCCGGACCTGCGCGAGCAGGTGGCGCGCGCCTTCGAGCTGGAAGAGGCGCTGCGCGGCGCGGTCGAGGGCGAGCAGTTCACGCTGCTGTACCAGCCGGCGATCTCGCTGCGCGAGGGGCGGCCCGTGAGTGCCGAGGCGCTGCTGCGCTGGAACCACCCGACGCTGGGCATGCTGAGCCCCAACCGGTTCCTGGATCTGGCGAGCCGCAGCGACCTGATCACCAGCATCAGCGAGTGGGTGGTGCAGGAGGCCGTGCTGGGCCGCTCGGCGGTGCGCTCGGCGTTGCCGGAACGGTACGGGGACTGGACGGTCAGCGTGAACCTGGGGCTGGAGGAACTGCGCCGCAGCGCCGGTCTGCGCCGCCTGCTGCCGCTGCTGTCCGCCGAGGGTGCCCCCGATATCGAGGTGGCAGCCGGCAGCCTGCTCGATCACAGTCAGGAGACGCTGGGGCTGCTCGAGCAGCTGCGGTCCCTGGGCGCGCGCCTGAGCGTGGACGATTTCGGGGACGGGGCCAGCAGCCTCGCGTCGCTGACGCGCTTCCCGCTGAGCGCCGTGAAACTGCACCCGACCCTGACGGCCCGCCTGCCGGGCGACGACAAGTCGCTGGCGCTGGTGCAAGGGACCATCGACCTGGCGCACCGGCTGGGGCTGGGCGTGGTGGCCGTGGGTGTGGAGACCAGCGAGCAGCTGCACATGCTGCGCGGCCTGGGCTGCGACGCCGCGCAGGGGTATGCGATCACGCCGCCGCTGGGCCGCGCCGAACTGCTGTCCTGGCTGCGTGACCATTGATACGGACTCCGATTGAATGGGCTGCAAAGACCGTTCAATCCGAGCGAAGCGAGAAGGAGAGAAACGGGTTCCGGACGTGGAGTTGGCAACCCGGTGTTGTTCCGGGTTGTTAACGAAACAGACGGAATCCGTATGATCCGGACTCCGGTTGAGTGGCTTGTAGAGCCACTGGGTCCGAGCGGATGCGACTCGTAGAGCTGCCCCGCAGAGTGGGAGAGAAACGTCCCTCCGGGCGTGGAGTTGGCAGACCGGTGCGGTTCCGAATTGTCGACGAAACAGACGGAATCCCCATGAGGGGGGTGCCGGGACGGGGTGCCCTCCGGGCGGTGATCATGAACGGACGGTCAAGGGAAGGGTAGGCGGCGCTGCTATTCGGCATGGCCTCACTGTTTAACGTGAAGCGGTTACAGATCACTTTCACGGAGGTTCCTGCATGTCCAACCATACCCCCACCGACGACCGTCCCACCCCCACCCTTGCCCGGCGTGACGCGCTGCGCCTGATCGGCACGGCCGGCGCCCTGGCCGCCGCCGCTCCGCTCGCCCGCGCCCAGACGGCCCCCGCTGCGCCTGCCGCCATGGCCCCCATGAACGGCAACGGCTTCTACCGCCAGAAGATCGGCGACATGACCGTCACGGTCTTCAGCGACGGCACCGCGCCACTCGCCGCGCTGCTCCCCACCTGGGGCGCCAACCCGGACCGGCAGGCCGAATTCACGCAGACGCTCGCCGAGTACCACGTGGCCGCCGCGAACACCGTCAACCACTTCAACCCGGTCCTGGTCGAACAGGGCGGGCAGCGCATCCTGATCGACACCGGGCGCGGCGGCGCCAACGGGCAACTCGTGGCCAACATGCGCCGCGCCGGCATCGAGCCGGACAGCGTGAACACGGTGTTCATCACGCACGGACACGGTGACCACATCGGCGGCCTGACCACCGCCGGGAAACCCACCTTCGCGAACGCGCAGCACGTCATGGGCGAGGCGGAATTCAACTTCTGGGTCACGCAGGCCAACCCCAACGACGCCGTGAAGAACAACCTGATCGCCCTGAAAGACCGGTTCAGGCTCATCGCGCCCGGCCAGGAGATCGTCCCCGGCCTGACCAGCGTCCCCACCCCCGGCCACACCGCCAACCACCTGAGTGTCCTGGCGCAGAGCGGCGGGCAGGGCATCATGATTCTCGGGGACGCCGGCGGCCACTTCCTGATCTCCCTCAAGCACCAGGGCGCGTACGTGGGCTTCGACACGAACGGCGCACTGGCCGCGCAGACCCGCCAGCGGATCTTCAACCGCATCGTCACCGAAGGGCTGTGGGTGACGGGCTACCACTTCCCGTTCCACGCCATCGGCCACCTGCGCCGCCTGAACGCCCGCTCGTACGAGTACGAACCGACCCTCTGGAACTGGAGCTGAAGCGGGGGGAGTAGGCCGTAGCGAGTGGAGAGTGGGAAAGACGACCCCGCCGCTGACCGCCCGCCACAGACAGAGAGGGCCGCACGGAACGCGTCCGTGCGGCCCTCCTCTGTCGTGCGGCTTTCGGGGGTGGGAAGTGAGGGGCCGCCTCCAGCCCCTCCCACTCCCTCCGGCCTCCTTTACACGCCCTGAACTTCGAAGGTCAGGCCGAGTTCTTTCAGGGTGTCGTCGTTGGGGTCGCGGCCAGTGACAACGGCGTACGCGGCGCGGTCGGGGGTCAGCCAGGTGTCCATGACGCGGCGCAGGTCGTCGAGCGTGACGGCCAGCAGGCGGGTCTTGAAGGCCTCCTGCACGTCGGGCGTGTAGCCGGCCTGGTCGCTGTAGAAGCGCATGCGTCCGGCGGTGTCGGGGCTGGTGAGGGGATCGAGGACCTTGCTGGCGCCCAGGATCGCCTCGGTCAGTTCGCGCTGCCCGAGGGGGGTGTCGAGGAAAGCGCGGGCGTCGCGGAACACGCGGTAGGTGCGGGCGATGTTCGGGTCGCGGTAGCTGCTCATGGCGAACACGCCCTCGCGGGTGTCGAAGCTGGCGGCGCCGCCGTACGCGCCGCCCTTCTCGCGGATTTCCTTGAGCAGGTAGTTGCTGCGCAGCAGGCGCGACAGGACCAGCAGGGCCGGGCTGTCCGGGTGGGTGTACGGCACGGTCTGGAACGCCACGGCGTTGAACGCGACGGGCGAGTCGGTCGTGCGGGCCTGCGGCGTGCGGGGGGCAGTGGCGGGGGCCGGGCGACCGACGGGGGCGCTGCCCGTGAACAGGCTGGTCACGCCGCTCAGGTCCAGCGTCAGGTCCGGTTCAGTGGCGGTCAGGGCCAGGACGGGCGTGCCGGCCAGGATCAGGTCGCGGATGCGGCTGAAGCGGGCGATCAGGTCGTCGAGGCCGCTGATGCCGCCGCTCTGACCCTCCACGGCCCGGCCTTCCACGATGCCCTTGAGGGTGTTCAGGGCGCTCAGGCCCCCGAAGCGTTCGCCGAGCGCCCCGGCGGGGCTGACCTGCGCCCCGGCCAGCCGCTCGGCGTAGGCGTTGCCGCTCTGCACGACGCTGGCCTTCAGGCCCGCGAGTCGCTGGCGCAGCAGCTGTTCCAGGCGGTCGCGGGTGAATTCCGGCGCGGCCAGCAGGTCGCGGATCACGTCAGTCAGGGCGGGGGCGTTGCGGGCCAGGGCCTTGCCGCTGAAGCTGAGGCTCAGGCGCAGGGCGCTCAGGTCGTCGGGGCGCACGCCGCTGCTGACGCTGGCGCTCACGCCGCCCGTGACGGCCTCCATGCGGCGCGCCAGGGCTGCGTAGTCCTGCCCGGCCGCGCCGCCGCGCGTGACCGCGAAGGCATACAGCGGCAGGGCGTCCAGCAGGTCGTCCGGCACGTCGGGCAGGCGCACCTGCACGTCCAGGTAGCTCAGGCCGCCGGTCGGCTGGGGAATGCGGGCGACCAGGGCGGCCCCCGCCTGCCCGGTGTGGTACGGGAGGCGCAGCACGCTGGGCGGCACGTCCGACAGGCTCAGGGTGGGCAGGGTATCCAGCGGGTGTTCCTGCCCCTGCAATTCCTTGAGGCGCAGGCTCTCGGCCACGATGCGCGCGCGGTCCTCGTCGGTGAAGCCCGCGCTCAGGCGGTCGATCAGCGCCTGCTCGTCGGCCTCGGTGCGAGCGGCGAGTTCCGGGTTCGGCGCGAGTTCCAGCGTCACGCGGTGCGGGTTGTTCAGCAACTCCCGCTCGATCATGGGTTCAAAGACGCGCCCGGCGTTCAGGTCGGCGCGCAGGCGGTCCAGTTCGGCGTCCAGGCGCAGGCCGGTCAGCGGGTCGCCGCCGTACAGCCAAGGCCCCAGCATCCGGAACATCACCTGCAGCGCGAAGGGGTACCCGGCGTTGCTGACTTCCTTCTGCCCGATCTCGAACTGGTGCAGGCTGCTCTCGATCAGTTCCGGGTCGATGCCGCTCTCCGCAATGGCGCGCAGGGTGTCCAGCACCAGCGTCTCGACGGCCTGCACCTGCCCGGCCCCCAGGCCCTTGAGGCCCACGGCGAACGCCCCCTCACGGAACGAGTCGCGGTAGCCGCTGAGGTCGGCGAGGCCCGCGCCCAGCCCGGACTCGATGAGCGGACGGGTCAGCGGCGCAGCCGGGTTGCCCAGCAGCACGTCGCTCAGCACGCTCCAGCGCAGGTTGGCGTCGGCGTCGCTGCTCAGGCCCAGTTTCCACAGCACGCTGACCTGCGAGCCGCGTTCCGTGTCGGTGCCGGGGTACTCGGCCCGCTCGGCGCGCGGCACGGCAAACGGCGTCTGGTCGGGAATGCTGACGTCCAGCACCTGCGCCGTGAACTGCCCCATGACGTGCACCTCGATGGCGTCCAGGATGCGCTCCAGCGGGAGTTTCCCGTAGGTGTAGAAGAAGGCGTTGCTGGGGTGGTAGTGCGCCGCGTGGAAGGCCCGCAGGTTGTCGTAGGTGAGTTCCGGGATGTTCTCGGGCGCGCCGCCGGAGTTGTTCGCGTACGTCAGATCCGGGTACAGCGCCTTCCCGAACGCCCGCCACATGACCGAGCCGGGGTTCGCCATGCCGCCCTTCATCTCGTTGTACACCACGCCCTGCAACTTCAGCGGGGTCGTGGGGTCGTCGGGCGTCTCGAACTCGAAGCGGTGCCCGTCCTGGCGGAAGGACTCGTAGCGCATCAGCGGGAAGAACGTGGCGTCCAGGTACACCGACAGCAGGTTGAAGAAGTCCTGCTCGTTGCGGGTGCTGAACGGGTACGTGGTCCAGTCGTTGCTGGTCATGGCGTTCATGAAGGTGTTCAGGCTGCGCGGCAGCATCGCGAAGAACGGGTCCGGCACCGGGTAACGCTGGCTGCCCATCAGGACGATGTGCTCCAGGATGTGCGCCACGCCCGTGCTGTCCTTCGGGACGGTCGGGAAGGTCACGGAGAACGCGGCGTTGTCGTCCTCGCGGATCACGTGCGCGTGCCGCGCGCCCAGTTCGTGCGAGAGGAGCACCAGCGTGCCCTGCATTTCCGGGAGGGTCTCGACCCGCTCGACGGTGTAACGGCCCAGGCGCTCGCCCACGCGGGGCGCGGCGGGCAGCGCAGATGGCAGCGCAGCAGTTGGCAGTGAAGTCATGCTCCCGAGTCTAATCCCGCGCCTGCGCCCGGAACGCTGAGATTCGCGACGATTCCCGCCGCCCGCCGCCCGGCCGGGGCGGATGTCATGGGAATCTCACCGCCGGGGCGGGCGGCGGCGGGTACACTGCGGGACATATGGCACCTCACGCACCCGCCGTCCGGCTCGCGCTGGCTGGCCTGCTCACGGCCCTGCTGGCAGCCTGCGGTCAGGAGATCACCGGCACGACCAGCAGCACGCAGGACGCACTGTACTTCGCGGACAGTCCGTCCGGGCTGCCGCCGCTGTACACCGGCGAGGTCTACGCGGCCACCCTGACCCCGGCGGGCGGCGCGGGGCCGTACACGGCGCGGCTGGCGGGCGGCACCCTCCCGCCGGGCCTGACCCTCAGCGGCCTGAACCTGAGCGGCACGCCGAACAGGACCGGCACGTACACCTTCACGGTCGAGGTCACGGACTCCACGCTCTCCACCCGCAGCAAGGAGTACCGCCTGACCGTGCAGGACCTGCCGGCGCTGTCGCTGGCCCCCACGTTGCCCGTCGGCGAGATTCGCGGAGACACGCGCATTCCCGTGACGATCAGCGCGCCCCGGACGGTGCGGGCCGCGCGGCTGGTGTGGGACCTGCCGGCCGGCGTGAGTGTCAGCGGCGCGCAGCCGGGCCAGACGGGCGGCGTGCTGTTCTGGCGGCAGGACGGCCAGCGCCTGACCGTGGACGTGGGCTTCAAGACCGTGCCGCGCAGCGGGGCGCGCGTGGCGCTACTCAGCCTGAAGGTCACGAAACCCGTCACGCTGGCCGGGTCGGCGCTGGGTTTCGAGGCGCGCGACGGTCAGGGCAAGCTGCTGAGCGAGAAACTGATGCCCGACGAGCAGAAGAAACGCGACGAGGCCGCCGCGAAAGCCGCCGCAGAGAAAGCCGCTGCGGACAGGGCTGCGGCTGACAGGGCTGCGGCCGAGAAGGCGGGTCCGGCGGCGCCCGCCGCGCCCGTCACTCCAGCGGTCCCCCCGGCCTCCACTCCCCCGGCCCCCAGCACGCCCGTCTCCCCCGCCCCGGCCGGTCCCCCGGACCCGGCGGCGCCCACTCCACCCGGCAGCACCCCACGCGAAGGCACCCCGCCCGGAGGCACCCCGTGAGGGCCGCGTTCCTGCGTGGAGCGCTGCTGGCCGGGCTGCTGGGGCTGGGCGCGGCGCAGGCCACGGTCGCCCCCACCCTGAGCCTGGAGCAGCAGGCGCGCCGCGCCGAGGTGATCGTCCGCGCGACCCTCGGTTCGCCCGTCGATGTCAGGGACGGCGACGTGACGTACGTCGCGTACCCGCTGACCGTCACCGAAACCATCGCGGGCGACCCGGCCACCCTGCCGCGCCACGAAGGCGCTCCGGCGCTGCTGTTCCTGAAGGGCGCATCCGACCTGCCGCAGCTGCGGGCCGGTCAGGACGTGATCGCGCTGCTGTACTCGGCGCGGATGGACAGTCCGCTGGTGGGCTTCAACCAGGGGCTGTATCCGGTCGTGAACGGCAGCCTCGTGCCGGGCGTTGCGCTGGGGACGGCCACCCCGCCGACCAGCACCGCTCCCGCCAGCGCCGCTCCCGCCAGCACCGCCCCGGCCAGCGGTGGGGCCACTCCGGCACCCACCACTGCGCCCAGTCCCGCGCCCATCCCGGCGCCCGGCAGTACGCCCGCCGACCCACCAGCGGCCAACCCGGCCAACCCGCTCATCACGGACCCGGCGAAGCTGCGCGCCGCGATCCTGGCCGCGCGGGAGGCCCGCCCGTGAGGGGCGCCCGACTGGTCACGCTGCTGCTCGCCGCCGCCCTGACAGGCCACGCCGGGGCGGCCAGCGTGAAGCTCCGCCCGCAGGGCGAGGCCCTGACGCAGGCCGTGCGGGCGGCGCTGGCGGCCATCAGCACGCCGGAACTGCCGGTCACGCTGGACACCAGTGGCGGCCCGCTGCTGACGCTGGGAGGCAGCGGGGCCAGCGCCGCGCCGTTCAACCCGGACGTCGCCGCGCGGCTGTTCGTCAGCGGCACGGAGCGCCGCATCGAGTTCAACCCGCGCGGTCCCCTCCCCCTTCAGGAGGCCGTGCAGATCGCCCTGGCCCGCGAACTGGGCCTGAGCGCCTGGACGCCCGCCGCCGCCCGCACCAGCCTGAGCGGCGCGGACCTGAACGGCGACGGGCGCATCGACCTGACGGACCTGGCGATCCTGATGAACAACTACGGCAAGAGCACCACGACCGGCGACCTGAACCAGGACCGCCGGGTGGACGACGCCGACCTGCGCCTGTTCAGCGAGCAGTACAGCAGACGCTGACCCGCGCCGCCGGGCGGGAAGGAACGGGCGTACAGTCCCCGCGCCGCCCGCCCTGCTACGCTGCCCGGCATGACCGATTCCAGTTACTCTCCCTACGATCCGGACACCATCGACCTGCAGGACTTCCTGAAGCTGCGCGGCATGGTCGAGACGGGCGGCGAGGCCAAGTTCCGCGTGCAGGGCGGCGAGGTCCGCCTGAACGGGCAGATCGAGACGCGCCGCCGCCGCAAGCTTCGCCGGGGCGACATCATCGAGTACGCCGGGCAGCGCGTCACGGTGGAGTGGTAAGCAGCGTGGGCCTGTACGAGGAGGCCGTGCTGGACTTCCGTAACCGCAAGGACCAGCACTTCGCGGCCGGGAAGGGACCGGTGGACCCGAAGTCGTTCCATGGCCTGCGGTACTTCGCGCCGGACGAGTCGTGGGCGTTCACGGTGCTGCTCGACCGCCTGCCGCAGGACGAGGGGGGCGAGTTCACGCTGGAGACGAACACCGGCCAGACACGCGTGATGGTGCGCTACGGGCAGGTGACGCTGCCGCTGCCGGGCGGCGAGCGCACGCTGTGGGTGTTCACGCCGCCCG
The DNA window shown above is from Deinococcus sp. LM3 and carries:
- a CDS encoding S4 domain-containing protein; the encoded protein is MKHKLSTLVAQARGGRVVRTPFLDGDDIDRRLLTGDDLNHRIAGGFPDARRVILTLHPAHIPEVDSGVQVYRVTPEDAAPHWDAQDFSVQLRRLELDEEQLGDLREDRGDFLIAATGKAAQTLAALTELGGRQVTVQPVGESAGKSSKVREVVVPSMRVDVVGAKGFGVSRAYFQQGIDGGKVRLNGSPARASSEIREGDSLSADGLGRIDFKRVVNETRRGNYKVELDVHK
- a CDS encoding EAL domain-containing protein, with the translated sequence MTPLATFSAVHATLSDLLRVHAPQATLLASLGDEVLRVRADAPAESVGPDLVPPDEWFDRGEMTWLTRDGALLGLLWTEDGDVPAAAVQVLTMLLAAARVDGTNRETEVLVTQLPVATAWLTGELTFRKVSRPFLELFGLPETQVVGQGVQQVFAGREAFLEVLAQAGAGRSVRLPDEQVRRGGAVVWVRGEARPYYGGAVAGVMLTLQDVTGEYERAARVSALLDTDTPAALLSDSGAVLQASHGLLELLPAASPVVTGAPLWAWPCFANVPSDTVRDLVRLAATGGAARAEVELQGGGTLTLSVRRTSEEGLLVAQGEAGGRDGRAPLGVMTQVLALSEDATILVDHLGRAQLVSERASALLGVEAARLVGLGVSRVLGELGVRLFTPEGEPLVMPDWKDVPLPLRREVLLALPDGTVRQMELRATGVGGEAGGARGSVLLTLRDLTALRRAQAKIRHDARHDSLTGLLNRTGLREALNVAGGAGSVVCLDIDGFGALNAALGRTACDRLLIQVAARLNDLANESRGQAARLADDSFAVTLPGLDALGAAGRVRAALQQVPLRVGQRDVSVSVALGVVMLAAGVPGDVALGDAEVAMQHAKRQGRDQVSVFNPDLREQVARAFELEEALRGAVEGEQFTLLYQPAISLREGRPVSAEALLRWNHPTLGMLSPNRFLDLASRSDLITSISEWVVQEAVLGRSAVRSALPERYGDWTVSVNLGLEELRRSAGLRRLLPLLSAEGAPDIEVAAGSLLDHSQETLGLLEQLRSLGARLSVDDFGDGASSLASLTRFPLSAVKLHPTLTARLPGDDKSLALVQGTIDLAHRLGLGVVAVGVETSEQLHMLRGLGCDAAQGYAITPPLGRAELLSWLRDH
- a CDS encoding MBL fold metallo-hydrolase, producing the protein MSNHTPTDDRPTPTLARRDALRLIGTAGALAAAAPLARAQTAPAAPAAMAPMNGNGFYRQKIGDMTVTVFSDGTAPLAALLPTWGANPDRQAEFTQTLAEYHVAAANTVNHFNPVLVEQGGQRILIDTGRGGANGQLVANMRRAGIEPDSVNTVFITHGHGDHIGGLTTAGKPTFANAQHVMGEAEFNFWVTQANPNDAVKNNLIALKDRFRLIAPGQEIVPGLTSVPTPGHTANHLSVLAQSGGQGIMILGDAGGHFLISLKHQGAYVGFDTNGALAAQTRQRIFNRIVTEGLWVTGYHFPFHAIGHLRRLNARSYEYEPTLWNWS
- a CDS encoding insulinase family protein yields the protein MTSLPTAALPSALPAAPRVGERLGRYTVERVETLPEMQGTLVLLSHELGARHAHVIREDDNAAFSVTFPTVPKDSTGVAHILEHIVLMGSQRYPVPDPFFAMLPRSLNTFMNAMTSNDWTTYPFSTRNEQDFFNLLSVYLDATFFPLMRYESFRQDGHRFEFETPDDPTTPLKLQGVVYNEMKGGMANPGSVMWRAFGKALYPDLTYANNSGGAPENIPELTYDNLRAFHAAHYHPSNAFFYTYGKLPLERILDAIEVHVMGQFTAQVLDVSIPDQTPFAVPRAERAEYPGTDTERGSQVSVLWKLGLSSDADANLRWSVLSDVLLGNPAAPLTRPLIESGLGAGLADLSGYRDSFREGAFAVGLKGLGAGQVQAVETLVLDTLRAIAESGIDPELIESSLHQFEIGQKEVSNAGYPFALQVMFRMLGPWLYGGDPLTGLRLDAELDRLRADLNAGRVFEPMIERELLNNPHRVTLELAPNPELAARTEADEQALIDRLSAGFTDEDRARIVAESLRLKELQGQEHPLDTLPTLSLSDVPPSVLRLPYHTGQAGAALVARIPQPTGGLSYLDVQVRLPDVPDDLLDALPLYAFAVTRGGAAGQDYAALARRMEAVTGGVSASVSSGVRPDDLSALRLSLSFSGKALARNAPALTDVIRDLLAAPEFTRDRLEQLLRQRLAGLKASVVQSGNAYAERLAGAQVSPAGALGERFGGLSALNTLKGIVEGRAVEGQSGGISGLDDLIARFSRIRDLILAGTPVLALTATEPDLTLDLSGVTSLFTGSAPVGRPAPATAPRTPQARTTDSPVAFNAVAFQTVPYTHPDSPALLVLSRLLRSNYLLKEIREKGGAYGGAASFDTREGVFAMSSYRDPNIARTYRVFRDARAFLDTPLGQRELTEAILGASKVLDPLTSPDTAGRMRFYSDQAGYTPDVQEAFKTRLLAVTLDDLRRVMDTWLTPDRAAYAVVTGRDPNDDTLKELGLTFEVQGV
- a CDS encoding Ig domain-containing protein: MAPHAPAVRLALAGLLTALLAACGQEITGTTSSTQDALYFADSPSGLPPLYTGEVYAATLTPAGGAGPYTARLAGGTLPPGLTLSGLNLSGTPNRTGTYTFTVEVTDSTLSTRSKEYRLTVQDLPALSLAPTLPVGEIRGDTRIPVTISAPRTVRAARLVWDLPAGVSVSGAQPGQTGGVLFWRQDGQRLTVDVGFKTVPRSGARVALLSLKVTKPVTLAGSALGFEARDGQGKLLSEKLMPDEQKKRDEAAAKAAAEKAAADRAAADRAAAEKAGPAAPAAPVTPAVPPASTPPAPSTPVSPAPAGPPDPAAPTPPGSTPREGTPPGGTP
- a CDS encoding RNA-binding S4 domain-containing protein — its product is MTDSSYSPYDPDTIDLQDFLKLRGMVETGGEAKFRVQGGEVRLNGQIETRRRRKLRRGDIIEYAGQRVTVEW
- a CDS encoding DUF1684 domain-containing protein, with protein sequence MVSSVGLYEEAVLDFRNRKDQHFAAGKGPVDPKSFHGLRYFAPDESWAFTVLLDRLPQDEGGEFTLETNTGQTRVMVRYGQVTLPLPGGERTLWVFTPPGDDQPARVFIPFRDATSGAAEGGTYGAGRYLDAALDRQLGGEGALVRVDFNLAYHPYCAYGDGWTCPLPPRENWLPDAVTAGERLP